A genomic stretch from Petrimonas mucosa includes:
- a CDS encoding tRNA1(Val) (adenine(37)-N6)-methyltransferase, producing MGSNSFKFKQFTVFHDRCAMKVGTDGVLLGAWADIGGCRSILDVGTGSGLIALMMAQRNGLASITAIEIDSDAAMQARENVICSPFRGRIEVLPLSLQEFQSTVTGKFDAIVSNPPFFVNSLPSPDLRRTGARHAGSLTADELFSISRKLLSESGTLSLIYPFQDRELVMAAASRGGFGLSRETVVYPTPTLPPKRVLMEFTAGPGGESVGNDLVIEEERHRYSPAFATLVRDFYLYL from the coding sequence ATGGGGAGCAACTCTTTTAAATTTAAACAATTTACCGTTTTTCACGACAGGTGTGCCATGAAGGTGGGCACCGACGGGGTGCTGTTGGGTGCCTGGGCCGATATTGGCGGTTGCCGTTCGATCCTGGATGTGGGAACGGGATCGGGATTGATCGCCTTGATGATGGCGCAGCGAAACGGATTGGCATCGATAACCGCCATTGAGATTGATTCCGATGCTGCAATGCAGGCCAGGGAGAATGTGATCTGCTCCCCCTTTCGAGGGAGAATCGAGGTGTTGCCCCTCTCCCTACAGGAATTTCAGTCGACCGTCACCGGGAAATTTGATGCAATTGTCTCCAACCCTCCCTTTTTTGTCAACTCGCTGCCCTCACCCGATTTGAGAAGGACCGGTGCACGACATGCCGGTTCGCTCACAGCTGACGAACTTTTTTCGATCAGCCGGAAGTTGCTGAGCGAAAGCGGGACCCTGTCACTGATCTATCCCTTTCAGGATAGGGAACTGGTTATGGCTGCCGCCAGCAGGGGAGGTTTTGGCTTGTCACGTGAAACGGTTGTATACCCAACGCCGACTCTCCCCCCTAAACGGGTATTGATGGAGTTTACCGCAGGACCGGGGGGAGAGTCTGTCGGAAACGATTTGGTTATCGAGGAGGAACGTCACCGGTATTCGCCTGCATTTGCCACTCTGGTAAGGGATTTCTACCTCTATTTGTAA
- a CDS encoding alpha/beta hydrolase, producing the protein MAQQAPVLLFPDGAPGETRRLKEKEDLSGSKVAGCPVLRISDVSEPTLTFYPAPADNNSGATIIVNPGGGYNILAYNLEGTEICKRFNSHGVNCVLVKYRVPRREGLEKHQAPLQDLQRAIAYTRSHAKAWNIDPDRIGVMGFSAGAHLAAVASNNFNERTYPQVDGFDNVSLRPDFCVLIYPAYLDGENFSIAPELKVTGNTPPTFIVQTQDDHRLLNSSIFYYYALKEAKVPVSMNLYPTGGHGYGLRNTGDWVNEWPYRVMSWLREIKMVK; encoded by the coding sequence ATGGCACAACAAGCACCTGTTCTACTCTTTCCGGATGGTGCACCCGGAGAGACAAGGAGATTGAAAGAAAAAGAGGACCTGTCAGGTAGCAAGGTGGCTGGATGTCCGGTCCTACGCATCAGCGACGTGAGTGAACCTACACTGACCTTCTATCCTGCACCGGCCGACAACAACTCGGGCGCAACCATCATCGTAAATCCTGGTGGGGGATACAATATCCTGGCTTATAACCTGGAGGGAACAGAGATTTGCAAGCGGTTCAACAGTCACGGCGTTAACTGCGTACTGGTGAAATATCGTGTACCCCGGCGCGAGGGACTTGAGAAACATCAGGCCCCGTTACAGGACTTGCAACGGGCCATCGCCTACACCCGGTCACACGCCAAAGCGTGGAATATCGATCCGGACCGGATCGGCGTGATGGGCTTTTCGGCAGGAGCACACTTGGCGGCAGTGGCGAGCAACAACTTTAATGAACGGACATATCCTCAGGTCGATGGGTTTGATAATGTGAGCCTGCGGCCCGATTTTTGTGTCCTGATCTACCCGGCATACCTCGACGGAGAGAACTTCTCCATCGCACCCGAACTGAAAGTTACCGGAAATACGCCGCCCACCTTTATCGTGCAGACCCAGGATGACCACCGGTTGCTGAATAGCAGTATCTTCTACTATTATGCGCTAAAGGAGGCAAAGGTGCCGGTATCCATGAATTTGTATCCCACCGGCGGGCATGGTTACGGACTCCGTAATACGGGCGACTGGGTAAACGAGTGGCCCTACCGTGTGATGAGCTGGCTGAGGGAGATTAAGATGGTGAAGTAA
- a CDS encoding head GIN domain-containing protein, whose product MKQFKFATLLIFSVVVSTVASAQGNRITNRNYSVTPFTSLEVNTVGNIEYIPSSHFSVSAEGSEDLINDLTVTVRNNRLELSTKSRLKKLFGSRQSGKLTIRITAPTLNHIESNGVGNIELKGSLDSPQLKIVSSGVGNISAPHFASGTLEIRSDGVGNIEIKGTANSVSVESNGVGNVNLADLKSSQVHVESNGVGNVTCHATESLEINSNGVGSVIYYGNPKTRQISRNGVGKVKAGN is encoded by the coding sequence ATGAAACAATTTAAATTTGCTACCCTGTTGATTTTTTCTGTTGTCGTTTCAACCGTTGCATCTGCCCAAGGCAACCGCATCACAAACAGAAACTATAGCGTAACACCTTTCACCTCCCTTGAAGTGAATACAGTAGGGAATATCGAGTACATCCCCTCTTCCCATTTCAGTGTAAGTGCCGAAGGGAGTGAAGATCTGATCAACGACCTGACCGTAACTGTACGGAACAACCGGCTCGAGCTTTCGACGAAGAGCAGACTGAAGAAGCTTTTCGGTAGCCGGCAATCCGGAAAACTGACCATACGGATAACTGCCCCTACCCTCAACCATATCGAATCAAACGGTGTAGGGAACATTGAATTGAAAGGGAGCCTCGATTCACCTCAGCTCAAAATCGTCTCCTCCGGTGTAGGAAACATCAGCGCCCCGCACTTTGCTTCAGGGACGCTCGAGATCAGATCGGACGGTGTAGGCAATATCGAGATAAAGGGTACCGCCAACTCGGTATCGGTAGAATCAAATGGTGTGGGAAATGTAAACCTGGCCGACCTGAAATCTTCACAAGTCCATGTTGAATCGAACGGAGTGGGAAATGTAACGTGTCACGCCACCGAATCACTGGAGATCAACTCCAACGGAGTGGGCAGTGTCATCTATTACGGCAATCCCAAAACCAGACAGATCAGCCGAAACGGAGTTGGAAAAGTAAAGGCAGGAAACTGA
- a CDS encoding TolC family protein yields MRTFIFIAVFCSLTAWSRAQQYTLEECIEIALQNNRNIKQQELGRAQRQIAYSQARNDLLPSLNASAGQSFVFGRSIGIDNTYQNTNSSQTSFGIGADITLFDGLRMKYNIDAKRADLLAAEADLERFRDEIEMSVATAFLQVLLQKELLQIADEQIQLTDSNINRRKELIRNGKMAQGEIYELEAQRAREEQNRVQAESSLKLALLDLAQIMELEDFSTFDLSAPSVESIINESVLLSTSEIFQSALLTRPEIKAAQYRLESSEKEVLMARSQLYPSLSFGANIGTGYYNMSGRSNDPFSSQIRNNMSNSVGFSLRIPIFNKFQIKNSIRSAELAMANNRLEIDKAKIELRKRIEQAYHNALGAESKWKATQKSETAEREAFRFAQEKFNNGRANAYELFQAKSNLTQTLSDQAQAKYEYAFRLKILELLKK; encoded by the coding sequence ATGAGAACATTTATCTTCATAGCAGTTTTCTGCAGTCTGACGGCATGGTCACGGGCACAGCAATATACCCTTGAGGAGTGTATCGAGATAGCCCTGCAGAACAACAGGAACATCAAGCAGCAGGAGCTGGGCAGGGCACAGCGCCAAATAGCCTACTCGCAGGCTCGGAACGATCTGTTGCCCAGTCTGAATGCATCTGCCGGACAAAGCTTTGTCTTTGGTCGGTCCATCGGGATAGACAACACCTACCAGAACACCAACTCGTCCCAGACCTCATTTGGAATTGGTGCCGACATCACCCTCTTTGACGGGTTACGGATGAAATATAACATCGACGCAAAAAGGGCCGACCTGCTTGCTGCCGAGGCCGATCTGGAGAGATTCAGGGACGAGATAGAGATGAGTGTAGCCACAGCTTTCCTTCAGGTACTGCTACAAAAGGAGCTGTTGCAGATTGCCGACGAACAGATCCAACTTACCGACTCCAACATCAACCGCCGAAAGGAGTTGATCCGAAACGGCAAGATGGCACAGGGAGAGATTTATGAACTGGAGGCCCAGCGTGCACGTGAAGAGCAGAACAGGGTACAGGCGGAAAGCAGCCTCAAGCTGGCGTTGCTCGACCTGGCACAGATCATGGAACTGGAAGATTTTTCCACTTTTGATCTATCCGCACCGTCGGTGGAATCGATCATCAATGAAAGCGTGCTGCTCTCAACCTCGGAAATCTTTCAGAGCGCACTACTGACCCGTCCGGAGATCAAGGCTGCCCAATACCGTCTAGAAAGCAGTGAAAAGGAGGTTCTAATGGCCAGGTCGCAGCTCTACCCCTCCCTCTCGTTCGGGGCCAATATCGGGACCGGATACTACAACATGAGTGGCCGCTCCAACGATCCCTTCAGCAGTCAGATCCGGAACAACATGAGCAACTCGGTCGGTTTCAGCCTCCGTATCCCCATCTTCAACAAGTTCCAGATCAAGAACAGCATCCGGTCGGCTGAACTCGCCATGGCAAATAACCGCCTGGAGATCGACAAGGCGAAGATAGAGCTCCGGAAGCGTATCGAGCAGGCCTACCACAACGCACTTGGAGCCGAAAGCAAGTGGAAGGCTACCCAGAAGTCGGAGACAGCGGAAAGGGAAGCATTCCGTTTCGCACAGGAGAAATTCAATAACGGCCGGGCCAACGCCTACGAACTTTTTCAGGCAAAGAGCAACCTTACTCAAACCTTGTCTGATCAGGCACAGGCAAAATATGAATATGCCTTTCGCCTGAAGATCCTGGAATTGTTAAAAAAATAA
- a CDS encoding efflux RND transporter periplasmic adaptor subunit gives MKKVLKISGLVLLGLLVIWTFIFLYKKSRPKVKTYQIETVTKNNIEKRTVATGKVQPRNEILIKPQMSGIISEIYKEAGEQVVAGDIIAKIQVIPDMVNLSSAESRVERARLSADQSRSNYERDKKLFETQVISKEEFEKTQLQYRNDQEELRAATDNLSLVRTGITQSSAKYSNTLVRATVSGTILDIPVKVGNSVIQSNNFNDGTTIASVADLNDMLFIGKIDETEVGKLSAEMPMEITIGAIQERKIAARLEYVSPKGVEENGAILFEMKAAMEMPTDVFIRAGYSANADIILDRRDSVLSIPESCIEFNNDTAFVYVVKNEKPQEFERKQVKAGLSDGINIEILEGLKLNEKVRGNEIIETTKK, from the coding sequence ATGAAGAAAGTACTCAAAATTTCCGGGCTGGTTCTCCTGGGACTATTGGTGATCTGGACGTTTATCTTTTTATACAAGAAATCGCGTCCAAAAGTAAAGACCTACCAGATTGAAACCGTTACGAAAAACAACATTGAAAAACGGACGGTCGCAACCGGAAAGGTACAGCCGCGAAACGAGATCCTGATCAAACCGCAAATGTCGGGCATTATCTCGGAGATCTACAAGGAGGCGGGCGAACAGGTGGTTGCCGGAGATATTATCGCCAAAATACAGGTAATTCCCGATATGGTCAACCTGAGCAGCGCCGAATCGCGTGTGGAGAGGGCTCGACTTTCCGCCGACCAGAGCAGAAGCAATTACGAACGCGACAAAAAACTGTTTGAGACACAGGTCATATCGAAAGAGGAGTTTGAGAAAACCCAACTCCAGTACCGGAACGACCAGGAGGAGTTGCGGGCAGCCACCGATAACCTGAGCCTGGTACGCACGGGGATTACCCAGAGTTCGGCCAAGTACAGCAATACCCTTGTCCGTGCAACCGTAAGCGGAACGATTCTCGACATTCCCGTGAAGGTTGGCAACTCGGTAATCCAGTCGAACAACTTCAACGATGGTACCACCATTGCATCGGTGGCAGACCTCAACGATATGCTTTTCATTGGAAAGATCGATGAGACCGAGGTGGGAAAACTCTCTGCCGAGATGCCGATGGAGATCACCATCGGGGCAATCCAGGAGAGGAAGATTGCGGCAAGACTGGAGTATGTTTCACCCAAGGGAGTCGAGGAGAACGGAGCCATCCTCTTCGAAATGAAAGCTGCCATGGAGATGCCTACCGATGTCTTTATCCGTGCGGGATACAGTGCCAATGCCGACATTATTCTCGACCGTCGTGACAGTGTGCTCTCCATTCCTGAAAGTTGCATCGAATTCAACAACGATACGGCATTTGTCTACGTGGTGAAAAACGAAAAACCTCAGGAGTTTGAACGCAAGCAAGTGAAGGCAGGCCTTTCCGACGGAATCAATATCGAGATTCTGGAGGGGTTGAAACTGAACGAGAAGGTGCGTGGAAACGAGATCATAGAAACGACGAAGAAGTAA
- a CDS encoding ABC transporter permease: MFDLDRWHEIWVTITHNRSRSLLTAFGVFWGMFMLVLMVGAGNALSKGISSQVEGFASNSCFFWTGNTSEPYRGFRKGRRWDMLNSDVEIIRNKVPEAQYLSPMLFGSSGDKNVVRGDRGGSFRVKGCYPEYDLIEKSKIISGRFINDIDIAENRKVCIIGERVYEVLFQTGEDAIGKLIKVNGIYFKVIGVARRMANASIGGSTDESVILPFTTMQKAFNQGNVIHFLGATSQPGVRAKVVEDKIKETLKSIHQISPDDKEAVSSINIEDQFTMFNNLFIGINALIWIVGLGTLFAGAVGVSNIMLVTVRERTKEIGIRRALGATPQNIIGQVLTESIVLTVLAGIGGIVLGVGLLSAVGVALSQGDQFFKDPQIGFGMAVGSLSILLVIGTFAGFIPAQRAMMIKPIEAIREE, translated from the coding sequence CTGTTCGATCTCGACCGTTGGCATGAGATATGGGTGACCATCACCCACAACAGGTCCCGCAGTCTCCTTACGGCGTTCGGGGTATTTTGGGGAATGTTCATGCTGGTATTGATGGTTGGAGCAGGAAATGCATTGAGTAAAGGTATCTCCTCCCAAGTGGAAGGTTTTGCCAGCAACTCCTGCTTTTTCTGGACTGGAAATACGTCCGAACCCTACAGGGGTTTTCGCAAGGGACGCCGGTGGGACATGCTCAACAGCGATGTGGAGATTATCCGGAACAAGGTGCCTGAAGCGCAATACCTCTCTCCCATGCTCTTCGGTTCGTCGGGCGACAAGAACGTGGTCCGCGGCGATAGAGGGGGCTCCTTCCGGGTAAAAGGGTGTTATCCCGAATATGACCTGATCGAGAAAAGCAAGATCATCAGCGGAAGATTTATCAACGACATCGACATTGCCGAAAACCGGAAGGTATGTATTATAGGTGAACGCGTATACGAGGTACTGTTCCAGACCGGAGAGGATGCCATCGGAAAACTGATCAAGGTGAACGGCATCTATTTCAAGGTGATCGGCGTTGCCCGGAGAATGGCCAACGCAAGCATTGGCGGATCAACCGACGAATCGGTCATCCTTCCCTTCACCACCATGCAGAAAGCATTCAATCAGGGCAACGTCATCCACTTTCTAGGCGCCACCTCACAGCCGGGAGTAAGGGCAAAGGTAGTAGAAGATAAAATCAAGGAGACGCTCAAAAGCATACATCAGATCAGTCCGGACGACAAGGAGGCCGTCTCCTCGATCAATATCGAAGACCAGTTTACCATGTTCAACAACCTCTTTATCGGCATAAACGCGCTGATATGGATCGTGGGACTAGGAACACTGTTTGCCGGAGCGGTCGGCGTCAGCAACATCATGCTGGTAACGGTCCGCGAACGAACCAAGGAGATAGGCATCCGCCGTGCATTGGGCGCAACGCCACAGAACATCATCGGTCAGGTACTGACAGAGAGCATTGTGCTTACCGTGCTGGCCGGCATTGGTGGTATTGTGCTGGGGGTTGGACTCCTCTCCGCGGTCGGAGTCGCCTTAAGCCAGGGTGATCAATTTTTCAAGGATCCCCAGATCGGATTCGGCATGGCGGTGGGTTCACTCTCGATTCTCCTGGTCATCGGCACCTTTGCAGGATTCATTCCGGCCCAGCGGGCAATGATGATCAAACCCATCGAGGCAATCCGCGAAGAATAA
- a CDS encoding ABC transporter permease → MNDQLQEIVQTLRKNKLRTALTGLSVSWGIFILIVLLGAGNGLKNGVMENFSERAINRITLWSGTTSMAHNGLKSGRNLQFADKEVDLIRNSVNESRLIAARIDRTQTFSFGAEYGSYNIRGVMPDYMEIEKLVIKPGEGRFINGLDVKEKNKIIILDRKIAETLFKGEEPLGKHIKVGDLMFKVVGINSKKEQYGTPSGYVPFSTAQAIFNPNKKFSQITFTVDGLETKEENDRFDQSLRNLLGRSLNFNPEDKQALWVFNAQAEYIETQKIFGGITLFVSIIGILTLIAGIVGVSNIMLVSVKERTREIGIRKAIGAPPVSILKTIILESLIITAIFGYIGMMLGIGLTELINFVMEQSANGKAATDEVQMSVFRNPTVDIGYAIFATVVLIVSGIIAGYLPARKAVKIKPIEAMRQE, encoded by the coding sequence ATGAACGATCAATTGCAGGAAATAGTGCAGACCCTGCGCAAGAACAAATTGCGTACGGCGCTCACCGGACTATCCGTTTCGTGGGGCATATTTATTCTTATCGTTCTGTTGGGGGCGGGGAACGGATTGAAAAACGGTGTCATGGAAAATTTCAGCGAAAGGGCGATAAATCGTATCACACTTTGGTCAGGAACAACCTCCATGGCTCACAACGGACTGAAATCGGGACGCAACCTCCAGTTTGCGGACAAGGAGGTCGACCTTATCCGGAACAGCGTGAACGAAAGCAGGTTGATTGCAGCCCGTATCGACAGAACACAAACCTTTTCGTTCGGAGCGGAATATGGATCGTACAATATCAGGGGAGTGATGCCGGACTACATGGAGATCGAGAAACTGGTGATCAAACCGGGAGAAGGCCGCTTCATCAACGGATTGGACGTAAAGGAGAAGAACAAGATCATCATTTTGGACAGGAAAATTGCAGAAACCCTCTTCAAGGGAGAAGAGCCGTTGGGAAAACATATAAAGGTGGGCGACCTGATGTTCAAGGTAGTAGGAATCAACAGCAAGAAAGAGCAATATGGTACCCCTTCGGGATATGTCCCATTCTCTACCGCACAGGCCATCTTTAATCCGAACAAGAAATTCAGCCAGATCACCTTCACCGTGGACGGATTGGAGACCAAGGAGGAGAACGATCGGTTTGACCAATCGCTGCGCAACCTGTTGGGAAGAAGTCTCAATTTCAATCCCGAAGACAAGCAGGCTCTCTGGGTATTCAATGCCCAGGCGGAGTATATTGAAACGCAAAAGATCTTCGGCGGTATCACCCTGTTTGTCAGCATCATCGGCATACTCACCCTCATTGCGGGGATTGTCGGCGTAAGCAACATCATGCTGGTCTCCGTAAAGGAGCGGACGCGGGAGATCGGTATCCGGAAAGCGATCGGCGCACCACCGGTCTCCATTCTCAAAACGATCATCCTGGAGTCGCTGATTATCACTGCCATCTTCGGATATATCGGAATGATGCTGGGTATCGGGCTAACCGAACTGATCAACTTCGTGATGGAGCAGTCCGCCAACGGAAAGGCGGCTACCGACGAGGTACAGATGTCGGTATTCAGGAACCCAACCGTCGACATCGGCTATGCCATCTTTGCCACGGTGGTCCTGATCGTCTCGGGGATCATTGCCGGATATCTGCCGGCCCGCAAGGCAGTCAAGATAAAACCGATAGAAGCAATGCGCCAGGAGTAA
- a CDS encoding ABC transporter ATP-binding protein encodes MIKLKKINKSYSTDALSLHVLKDIDLEIGAGEYLSIMGASGSGKSTLLNLMGILDSYDSGEYYLNGTLIKNLTETQAARYRNELIGFVFQSFNLINFKNALENVALPLYYKNISRKKRNIIAMEHLDKMGLKEWAHHLPSELSGGQKQRVAIARAMISNPKVILADEPTGALDSQTTIEVMELLSDLNRQGITTIIVTHEQSVADATNRIIRLKDGRIESETRKEGLYAPTSSLIHNY; translated from the coding sequence ATGATCAAACTTAAGAAAATAAACAAATCGTACAGTACGGATGCCCTCTCCCTGCATGTTCTCAAAGATATTGATCTGGAGATCGGTGCAGGCGAATATCTATCCATCATGGGAGCCTCCGGTTCCGGTAAATCGACGCTGCTGAATCTGATGGGGATCCTAGACAGCTACGATTCTGGAGAGTACTACCTCAACGGAACTTTGATCAAGAACTTGACCGAGACGCAGGCGGCCAGGTACCGCAATGAACTGATCGGATTTGTTTTCCAGTCCTTCAACCTGATCAACTTCAAAAATGCATTGGAGAATGTGGCACTGCCGCTCTACTACAAGAACATTAGCCGGAAAAAACGGAACATCATTGCAATGGAGCACCTCGACAAAATGGGATTAAAGGAGTGGGCACACCATCTGCCCAGCGAGTTGTCCGGCGGTCAGAAGCAACGGGTTGCCATTGCCCGGGCCATGATCTCCAATCCCAAGGTGATCCTTGCCGACGAGCCTACCGGTGCACTCGACAGCCAAACCACCATCGAAGTGATGGAGCTCCTCTCCGATCTGAACCGGCAAGGCATCACCACCATCATCGTCACCCACGAGCAGTCGGTTGCCGATGCGACCAACCGGATTATCCGGTTAAAAGACGGAAGGATAGAGTCCGAAACCAGAAAGGAGGGCCTGTACGCCCCCACCTCATCCCTGATCCATAATTACTGA
- a CDS encoding TonB-dependent receptor, whose translation MNRQREVSTRETFRFKRFARKSYSIFNSIRKTVTIGVLAGSALLSAHAASVEPPERAGIQSKPDTIPDKELDEVVVTASKAQLPLNMTARQVTVITSKEIERSPVRSAEELLNYVPGVDILQRGPHGVQADISLRGGSFDQAAILLNGINLTNPQTGHYSFDIPINLSDIERIEIIQGASSLIFGASAFSGGVNIITRNDRQSNFFVKTEGGMHGLFGAETRGAVKTERSLHRMSAGYKHSDGYIRNSDYNIVNLLWQSRFNIESSTVDIQAGINEKRYGANTFYSAAYPDQYDDTRGVFASIRGETVGKMKFIPQLYWSRHYDIYHLFRPGTPDVPSWYGGPNYHRSDLFGLNLNMQYASLVGITSIGGEFRNEGIVSSNLGRPMRRPSGNYTKWDNRSNISLFAEHNFVFNKVTLSAGGLYNYNSALADTLNAGGFYPAVNISWRLNDASTLFASWNRSTRMPTFTDLYYNAGKHRGFSGLTPEYSQSVETGWRFRKMGVTAGLNLFYSIGDNLIDWTYDASDGLYHARNLASLGTYGAGWELALELKRWLGEKHLLQSIQMGYQYMMQESGEATANNPISAYVYNYLKHKFSTGIQHRLANNLTLSWNLRWQERKGGYLSFNPETGEEIPAPFKPHCLVDAKVNYDFRQIDFYLNFNNLFNTSYVDLGNIPQPGFWLSGGIGIRIQ comes from the coding sequence ATGAACAGGCAAAGAGAAGTTTCAACCCGGGAGACATTCCGTTTCAAGCGATTCGCCCGAAAGTCGTACAGCATCTTCAACAGCATTCGCAAGACTGTCACCATCGGCGTACTGGCCGGCTCAGCATTGCTAAGTGCTCACGCTGCATCGGTCGAGCCGCCGGAGAGGGCCGGCATACAGTCAAAACCGGATACCATTCCCGACAAAGAGCTGGACGAGGTGGTAGTTACCGCTTCGAAAGCCCAACTGCCGCTGAACATGACAGCCAGGCAGGTTACGGTAATCACCAGCAAGGAGATTGAACGGTCACCCGTAAGAAGTGCGGAGGAGCTCCTCAACTACGTACCAGGTGTAGATATCCTGCAACGCGGACCGCACGGCGTACAGGCGGACATCTCCCTTCGGGGCGGCTCATTCGACCAGGCTGCCATTCTGCTAAACGGCATCAACCTTACAAATCCACAGACCGGCCACTACAGCTTCGACATCCCCATCAACCTTTCAGATATAGAGCGGATCGAAATTATTCAGGGAGCCTCATCACTGATTTTCGGCGCCAGTGCATTTTCCGGTGGAGTAAACATCATCACCCGGAACGACAGGCAATCGAACTTTTTTGTCAAGACCGAAGGGGGGATGCATGGCCTGTTTGGTGCCGAGACACGGGGAGCAGTCAAAACGGAGAGATCGTTACACCGGATGTCGGCTGGCTACAAACACTCCGACGGATACATCAGGAACAGCGATTACAATATTGTCAACCTACTGTGGCAAAGCCGGTTCAATATTGAAAGTTCAACCGTCGACATCCAGGCAGGAATAAATGAGAAGCGATATGGCGCCAACACATTCTATTCCGCTGCATATCCCGACCAATATGATGATACCCGCGGGGTGTTTGCATCGATAAGGGGCGAGACGGTCGGGAAGATGAAATTCATTCCCCAGCTCTACTGGAGCAGACACTATGATATATATCACCTTTTCAGGCCCGGCACCCCCGATGTACCATCGTGGTACGGAGGACCCAACTATCATCGCAGCGACCTCTTCGGGCTTAACCTCAATATGCAGTACGCCTCCCTGGTTGGCATCACAAGCATAGGAGGTGAATTTCGCAACGAGGGTATCGTGAGCAGCAACTTGGGGCGACCGATGCGCCGGCCATCGGGCAACTATACCAAATGGGACAACCGGTCGAACATCAGCCTCTTTGCAGAACACAACTTTGTATTCAACAAGGTGACACTCTCGGCAGGAGGACTCTACAACTACAACAGCGCGCTGGCCGACACTCTCAATGCCGGCGGATTCTATCCTGCAGTGAACATATCCTGGCGCCTCAACGACGCCTCAACCCTCTTCGCATCCTGGAATAGATCTACCCGCATGCCTACCTTTACCGACCTCTACTATAATGCAGGGAAACATCGAGGATTTTCGGGATTGACACCGGAGTATTCACAATCGGTTGAAACCGGGTGGCGATTCAGGAAAATGGGAGTTACGGCAGGATTGAATCTCTTTTACTCCATCGGCGACAACCTGATCGACTGGACATATGACGCTTCGGATGGGCTATACCACGCCCGGAACCTTGCATCACTCGGCACTTACGGAGCAGGGTGGGAGCTGGCCCTGGAACTGAAACGCTGGCTGGGAGAAAAACACCTCCTGCAGTCGATACAGATGGGCTATCAGTACATGATGCAGGAAAGTGGCGAGGCGACGGCCAACAACCCCATTTCGGCTTACGTATACAACTACCTGAAACACAAGTTCAGTACCGGAATCCAACACCGGTTGGCCAACAACCTCACGCTGTCGTGGAACCTGCGATGGCAGGAACGTAAAGGGGGTTACCTGAGTTTTAATCCGGAAACAGGTGAGGAGATTCCAGCCCCATTCAAACCTCACTGCCTGGTAGACGCCAAAGTCAACTACGATTTCCGGCAGATCGATTTTTACCTCAATTTCAACAACTTGTTCAACACCAGCTACGTTGATTTAGGAAACATTCCCCAACCTGGATTCTGGCTCTCCGGAGGGATAGGAATCAGAATACAATAG
- a CDS encoding protein-L-isoaspartate(D-aspartate) O-methyltransferase → MRTRIWNGLLYLLIGICCGEPAAFGEPRKNQSEKGETVTMSTRQYPASEAGKLAESLRRKGISDERVLTAIAKVPRHLFIDERLAAYAYLDRPLPIEKGQTISQPYTVAFQTELLQLKPGEKVLEIGTGSGYQAAILCEMGAEVYTIERYEELHRRAKERLNKLGYYPHLFFGDGFEGLPLHAPFDKILVTAAPEKIPRKLIYQLRIGGWMVAPIGGREGQQMMVIKRTGKERFIESEHGDFIFVPMEEGTEK, encoded by the coding sequence ATGAGAACAAGAATCTGGAATGGCCTGCTCTACCTGCTGATCGGAATTTGTTGCGGAGAACCGGCAGCATTTGGAGAGCCCCGGAAGAATCAATCCGAAAAAGGAGAAACAGTAACAATGAGTACCCGCCAATACCCCGCCAGCGAAGCCGGAAAACTTGCGGAGAGCCTCAGACGAAAAGGCATTTCCGATGAAAGGGTGTTGACCGCTATCGCTAAGGTTCCTCGACATCTCTTTATCGACGAACGCCTGGCGGCGTATGCCTACCTCGATCGTCCCCTGCCCATCGAAAAGGGGCAGACCATCTCGCAACCCTACACGGTAGCTTTCCAGACAGAACTGTTACAGTTGAAACCGGGCGAGAAGGTTCTGGAGATCGGAACCGGAAGCGGATATCAGGCAGCCATACTCTGCGAGATGGGGGCCGAGGTTTACACCATTGAGCGCTACGAGGAGCTGCACCGGCGGGCGAAAGAGAGATTGAACAAACTGGGCTACTATCCTCATCTTTTTTTCGGAGATGGCTTCGAAGGACTACCCCTCCATGCCCCTTTCGACAAAATCCTGGTTACTGCCGCCCCCGAAAAGATTCCCCGAAAACTGATCTATCAACTCAGGATCGGTGGATGGATGGTGGCTCCCATAGGCGGAAGAGAAGGGCAGCAGATGATGGTAATTAAACGGACCGGCAAAGAGAGATTCATCGAGTCGGAACATGGTGATTTCATTTTTGTCCCGATGGAGGAGGGTACGGAAAAATAA